The following are from one region of the Vicia villosa cultivar HV-30 ecotype Madison, WI unplaced genomic scaffold, Vvil1.0 ctg.000992F_1_1, whole genome shotgun sequence genome:
- the LOC131632718 gene encoding uncharacterized protein LOC131632718, giving the protein MKAPSTASWISKGILKARQDVTEVQTRWDKSLIDNKFKVGDMYRGMMQQDPNVDWHILLEGNIARPRALFCLWLECHQRLATKMHLKKFGVDIDIKCCFCQEEETLDHLMFNCEPLKHIWKSVMQWIRVDRIPQQWQHEVVWITKYCKGKGKKCGIIKLAIAETVYYCWKYINDTCFGQIYDRNIVVNNIKETIIHRGWYIRKYREYIAQLLM; this is encoded by the coding sequence ATGAAAGCTCCCAGTACTGCATCTTGGATTAGCAAAGGTATTCTCAAAGCTAGACAAGATGTCACTGAAGTGCAAACCAGATGGGATAAAAGCTTGATAGATAACAAGTTTAAAGTGGGAGATATGTACAGAGGAATGATGCAACAGGATCCGAATGTTGACTGGCACATCCTCTTAGAGGGAAATATTGCTAGACCGCGTGCCCTCTTCTGTCTTTGGCTTGAATGTCATCAGAGATTGGCCACTAAAATGCATTTAAAGAAATTTGGAGTGGATATCGATATTAAATGTTGTTTCTGTCAGGAAGAGGAGACCCTTGACCATTTGATGTTTAATTGTGAGCCTCTAAAGCATATTTGGAAGAGTGTGATGCAGTGGATTAGGGTGGACAGGATACCCCAACAGTGGCAACATGAGGTCGTGTGGATTACAAAGTACTGCAAAGGCAAAGGCAAGAAGTGTGGCATTATAAAGTTGGCTATAGCTGAGACAGTTTACTATTGCTGGAAGTATATAAATGATACTTGCTTTGGACAGATTTATGATAGGAACATAGTTGTAAATAACATCAAAGAAACCATCATACATAGGGGGTGGTATATTAGGAAGTATAGAGAATACATAGCTCAACTCCTGATGTAA
- the LOC131632737 gene encoding protein WHAT'S THIS FACTOR 9, mitochondrial-like, with protein MARSSKLYHHFNHIRTFVNARVKWVRDPDLDTAVLKEKNLKHLISLKNHIVSSPSKSLSIYNASMLKSSLDLPMTTVKFVEKYRHVFCQFQPGPGLPPRVKLTTQALSLHKEEMEVHNSPINREETVRRLARLLMLAGMERLPIYVIEKLKWDMGLPHDYVRNLLAYYPDYFDVCVVNDPSSGEAVLALELVSWRKDLSVSELEKRVMSSNYGADKRRHDIAFPMFLPPSFALEKRVKAWVEGWQTLPYISPYENAFHLDSNSDQAEKWTVAILHELLSLLVSKKTERENLICYGECLGLGSRFKKALVHHPGIFYICNKIRIQTVVLREAYRNEFLVKKHPVMGMRYWYIHLMTKT; from the coding sequence ATGGCTCGTTCCTCCAAACTCTATCACCACTTCAACCACATTAGGACTTTCGTGAATGCGAGGGTTAAATGGGTTCGAGATCCCGATCTCGACACTGCAGTTCTCAAAGAGAAAAATCTCAAACACCTAATTTCTCTCAAGAACCATATTGTTTCATCTCCTTCCAAATCCTTATCCATCTACAATGCGTCCATGTTGAAATCTTCACTCGACCTTCCTATGACAACGGTCAAATTCGTTGAGAAATATCGTCATGTTTTCTGTCAGTTCCAACCGGGTCCTGGTCTCCCTCCACGCGTTAAGCTTACTACTCAGGCTTTATCGCTCCATAAAGAAGAGATGGAAGTGCATAATTCTCCTATTAACCGTGAAGAGACTGTTCGGAGGCTTGCAAGGCTTCTGATGCTTGCTGGCATGGAGAGATTGCCGATTTATGTGATTGAGAAGCTAAAGTGGGATATGGGTCTTCCGCATGATTATGTTAGAAATCTTTTGGCTTATTACCCGGATTATTTTGATGTTTGTGTGGTAAACGATCCGTCGTCTGGGGAAGCTGTGCTTGCTTTAGAACTTGTTTCTTGGAGAAAAGATCTTTCTGTGTCTGAGTTAGAGAAGAGGGTAATGAGCTCGAACTATGGTGCAGATAAAAGACGACATGATATTGCATTTCCCATGTTTTTACCCCCAAGTTTTGCTTTAGAGAAAAGGGTGAAAGCTTGGGTTGAGGGTTGGCAAACGTTGCCTTACATTTCCCCATATGAAAATGCATTTCATCTCGACTCAAATAGTGACCAGGCAGAGAAGTGGACAGTGGCAATTTTGCATGAATTGCTTTCTCTTTTAGTGTCAAAGAAGACAGAAAGAGAGAATTTGATTTGTTATGGAGAGTGTTTGGGGTTGGGCTCGAGATTTAAGAAGGCTTTGGTTCATCATCCTGGTATATTTTACATCTGTAATAAGATTAGGATTCAGACTGTCGTGCTTAGGGAGGCTTACAGAAATGAGTTTCTGGTTAAGAAACATCCTGTGATGGGTATGAGATATTGGTACATTCACCTCATGACGAAGACATAG
- the LOC131632736 gene encoding uncharacterized protein LOC131632736 isoform X1: MKMFSGWRRFAFGVLLILLLTHLFSAVRELNSSKMSEPHKQLNKKFDHLVLGPAAGQGLSNRLQCQGSKALNRTHSSNDRLGVDGSITFVTVFTIYNSSLDRVDDKSSKTVVGNTSYTKMDRSMAVLNVFINFIQVAMPQSEVIILTDPVSDLSVHRNRVSLYPIQGEYSRDKLMLQRIRSYITFLETRLHKLSQNPRDITHYIFTDSDIAVVDDLGQIFRDHPNFHMALTFRNNKGQPLNSGFIAVRGTSDGILRAKLFLQEVLKTYVSKYINASRMLGDQLALAFVVKSKPHFDASRFTKTVAFSDDIGGTSILFLPCAIYNWTPPEGAGQFHGMPLSVKVVHFKGSRKRLMLESWNFYSATPDIADMLCLILGSGRTKYDF, encoded by the exons ATGAAAATGTTCAGTGGTTGGCGTCGTTTTGCTTTTGGTGTTCTATTAATTTTACTCCTTACTCATCTGTTTTCTG CAGTCAGAGAGCTGAACAGCTCAAAAATGTCAGAACCCCATAAACAACTAAACAAGAAATTTGATCATCTGGTTCTTGGTCCTGCTGCTGGCCAAGGCTTGTCAAACCGTTTGCAATGCCAAG GATCAAAAGCTCTCAACAGGACCCATTCTTCAAATGACAGATTAGGTGTAGATGGAAGTATTACATTTGTAACTGTCTTTACTATTTATAATTCTTCTCTTGATAGAGTAGATGATAAATCATCAAAAACAGTTGTTGGCAACACTTCGTATACTAAGATGGACAGGTCAATGGCTGTGTTGAATGTCTTCATTAACTTCATTCAG GTAGCGATGCCCCAGAGCGAAGTGATTATTCTCACAGATCCAGTTTCTGACCTTTCAGTCCACAGAAATAGGGTCTCTCTGTATCCCATACAAGGTGAATATTCAAGAGACAAGTTGATGCTCCAAAGGATCAGGTCTTACATT ACCTTTTTAGAAACAAGACTTCACAAGCTTTCTCAGAATCCAAGGGATATCACTCATTACATCTTCACTGATTCTGATATAGCAGTGGTTGATGATTTAGGGCAGATTTTCCGTGACCATCCTAATTTTCATATGGCTCTGACCTTCAGGAACAACAAGGGTCAGCCTTTGAATTCAGGATTCATTGCTGTAAGGGGTACTTCTGATGGAATTTTAAG GGCAAAGCTTTTCCTACAAGAGGTTTTGAAAACTTATGTCTCAAAATACATAAATGCTTCCCGCATGCTCGGTGATCAGTTAGCTCTTGCTTTTGTTGTGAAGTCAAAACCTCATTTCGATGCCAGCAGGTTTACCAAAACAGTTGCTTTCTCTGATGACATTGGTGGTACTTCAATATTGTTCTTACCCTGTGCCATATACAACTGGACTCCACCTGAGGGTGCTGGTCAATTTCATGGCATGCCTTTGAGTGTTAAG GTTGTTCATTTTAAAGGATCAAGAAAACGTCTAATGCTCGAATCCTGGAATTTTTATTCAGCAACTCCTGACATTGCTGATATGTTATGCCTCATTTTGGGAAGTGGAAGAACAAAATATGATTTTTGA
- the LOC131632736 gene encoding uncharacterized protein LOC131632736 isoform X2, giving the protein MKMFSGWRRFAFGVLLILLLTHLFSVRELNSSKMSEPHKQLNKKFDHLVLGPAAGQGLSNRLQCQGSKALNRTHSSNDRLGVDGSITFVTVFTIYNSSLDRVDDKSSKTVVGNTSYTKMDRSMAVLNVFINFIQVAMPQSEVIILTDPVSDLSVHRNRVSLYPIQGEYSRDKLMLQRIRSYITFLETRLHKLSQNPRDITHYIFTDSDIAVVDDLGQIFRDHPNFHMALTFRNNKGQPLNSGFIAVRGTSDGILRAKLFLQEVLKTYVSKYINASRMLGDQLALAFVVKSKPHFDASRFTKTVAFSDDIGGTSILFLPCAIYNWTPPEGAGQFHGMPLSVKVVHFKGSRKRLMLESWNFYSATPDIADMLCLILGSGRTKYDF; this is encoded by the exons ATGAAAATGTTCAGTGGTTGGCGTCGTTTTGCTTTTGGTGTTCTATTAATTTTACTCCTTACTCATCTGTTTTCTG TCAGAGAGCTGAACAGCTCAAAAATGTCAGAACCCCATAAACAACTAAACAAGAAATTTGATCATCTGGTTCTTGGTCCTGCTGCTGGCCAAGGCTTGTCAAACCGTTTGCAATGCCAAG GATCAAAAGCTCTCAACAGGACCCATTCTTCAAATGACAGATTAGGTGTAGATGGAAGTATTACATTTGTAACTGTCTTTACTATTTATAATTCTTCTCTTGATAGAGTAGATGATAAATCATCAAAAACAGTTGTTGGCAACACTTCGTATACTAAGATGGACAGGTCAATGGCTGTGTTGAATGTCTTCATTAACTTCATTCAG GTAGCGATGCCCCAGAGCGAAGTGATTATTCTCACAGATCCAGTTTCTGACCTTTCAGTCCACAGAAATAGGGTCTCTCTGTATCCCATACAAGGTGAATATTCAAGAGACAAGTTGATGCTCCAAAGGATCAGGTCTTACATT ACCTTTTTAGAAACAAGACTTCACAAGCTTTCTCAGAATCCAAGGGATATCACTCATTACATCTTCACTGATTCTGATATAGCAGTGGTTGATGATTTAGGGCAGATTTTCCGTGACCATCCTAATTTTCATATGGCTCTGACCTTCAGGAACAACAAGGGTCAGCCTTTGAATTCAGGATTCATTGCTGTAAGGGGTACTTCTGATGGAATTTTAAG GGCAAAGCTTTTCCTACAAGAGGTTTTGAAAACTTATGTCTCAAAATACATAAATGCTTCCCGCATGCTCGGTGATCAGTTAGCTCTTGCTTTTGTTGTGAAGTCAAAACCTCATTTCGATGCCAGCAGGTTTACCAAAACAGTTGCTTTCTCTGATGACATTGGTGGTACTTCAATATTGTTCTTACCCTGTGCCATATACAACTGGACTCCACCTGAGGGTGCTGGTCAATTTCATGGCATGCCTTTGAGTGTTAAG GTTGTTCATTTTAAAGGATCAAGAAAACGTCTAATGCTCGAATCCTGGAATTTTTATTCAGCAACTCCTGACATTGCTGATATGTTATGCCTCATTTTGGGAAGTGGAAGAACAAAATATGATTTTTGA
- the LOC131632716 gene encoding zinc finger A20 and AN1 domain-containing stress-associated protein 3-like translates to MAEEHRCQAPRLCANNCGFFGSPAMQDLCSKCYRDLQLKEQRSSSAKLVLNQTLISPPQAVVSQEVVVVQPSSPEAVVESLPVAVETVVGTSVQANPNRCGNCRRRVGLTGFKCRCGLTLCGSHRYPEQHGCEFDFKGMGREQIKKANPVVKGEKLNKI, encoded by the coding sequence ATGGCGGAAGAACATCGATGCCAAGCTCCGCGTCTCTGCGCTAACAACTGCGGTTTCTTCGGGAGTCCCGCCATGCAGGATCTCTGTTCTAAATGTTACCGTGATTTGCAGCTCAAGGAACAGCGATCTTCGTCGGCGAAACTGGTTCTCAATCAAACCCTGATTTCTCCTCCTCAAGCGGTGGTTTCTCAGGAGGTTGTTGTTGTTCAGCCTTCTTCTCCGGAGGCGGTGGTTGAGTCTTTACCGGTGGCGGTGGAGACTGTTGTTGGCACATCGGTGCAGGCGAATCCGAACCGGTGCGGGAACTGTAGGCGGCGCGTGGGGCTGACGGGATTCAAGTGCAGGTGTGGATTGACCTTGTGTGGGTCCCACAGGTATCCGGAGCAACACGGGTGTGAGTTTGATTTTAAGGGGATGGGGAGAGAGCAGATCAAGAAGGCGAATCCGGTGGTGAAGGGAGAAAAGTTGAACAAGATTTGA